In Notolabrus celidotus isolate fNotCel1 chromosome 8, fNotCel1.pri, whole genome shotgun sequence, a genomic segment contains:
- the LOC117817571 gene encoding transcription factor Adf-1-like, whose protein sequence is MEEKIVITVCARQELYDTTLHIYHDRLRNDKAWQEIGKELGIPEETYRQKWKGLRDTYLKERRKESERKSWSAAGTGKKWKYSAILSFLDPFVNPREASGNMGRGVEDDRTAEYSPAGATTEGTEEAAGPSHSVPEQHCDDDDEEEEEEVVEVEEAATPTALEQQPPIGRKRTRKTSKGREAEMEDLLIEALRKQQQQVPQPPGSPVLEDEI, encoded by the exons ATGGAGGAGAAAATTGTAATCACCGTGTGTGCTCGGCAGGAGCTGTATGACACAACATTACACATATATCATGACCGCCTTCGAAATGACAAAGCCTGGCAGGAGATCGGGAAGGAACTTGGAATCCCTG AGGAAACCTATCGGCAAAAGTGGAAGGGGCTCAGGGATACTTAtttgaaggagaggaggaaggaaagtgAGAGGAAGAGTTGGTCTGCAGCGGGCACGGGGAAAAAGTGGAAGTACTCTGCGATCCTGTCATTCCTCGACCCCTTTGTGAACCCGAGGGAGGCCTCAGGTAACATGGGGCGAGGGGTCGAGGATGACAGGACCGCAGAGTACTCTCCAGCAGGTGCAACGACGGAGGGGACAGAGGAGGCAGCAGGACCCTCACATTCAGTCCCAG AACAAcattgtgatgatgatgatgaggaggaggaggaggaggttgttGAGGTGGAGGAGGCAGCCACCCCAACTGCACTTGAGCAGCAGCCACCCATTG GTAGGAAGAGGACAAGGAAGACATCCAAGGGGCGGGAGGCTGAGATGGAGGACCTGCTCATTGAAGCCCTgcgaaagcagcagcagcaagtccCCCAGCCTCCCGGCTCACCTGTGTTGGAGGACGAAAT ATAG